The DNA segment TAAAGTAGATTAAAATAAACTGTATAAAagcagaaaaataaaacaaatatctacaaatcagaaaaaaagGCAGAGTCCTAAATTGAAAAGAgaatatatacagaaaaaaaaatcccagacCCGCTTTATAAATGTCATGCGTCTGAAGCCGAATATTTCAAAGCAAATCATGTGACAGAACCAAAACAGCTAATAAGCTATAGGACCAAAAAAAGACGCAAAAAAGTTAGCCAAATCCATTTCTAGTCAACTTTGCATAAGGaagattttattgttaataatttataaatttataaacaaacaatagagaaagtttataaattttatcagtaccgaagtactaaTGAGCTGATGAAATTCCTGGGTACTGAAAGTCAACCGGcagttattatatatatatatggtaggCATCGGTTATTTCTAATTTGTAACTGTAATGCATGGTAATGCATTACTATCGTGCATTACATTTTTCCAAGTAATTGCATGCAATGTGTAATGCagcaatttttttcattcaatgatattgtaaaataatgcattactttaacatttttttcacatacaacatctttaaaatattgttgGAGATTTAACTTTAGCAGAAATTAAGATTTCTTGAAAAACTGATCATTTgaatatattctttatttcatttcatttcatacaTTTACCTTgtcttaattaaataaaatattataatagattgTTATAATACACAAACTAGTGTGTTTTACAATCATTGTTTTCCCCATTTTAACAATTATTCATTAATTAAGCTCAatgttaattatataaatagGAAAGAAATTCTcagtaataaatttattgatcgaaattaaaaaaaccaaaaaatacatttatagaaaaaaagcttacattaagtttaaataataaaaaaaaaaaagaatttaattatgtgtttttaaaatgttttacttttctaTTCACCTAATAAAATTCACGAATGTAGTATGTAATTAAATGCATtactttgccaaaaaaatgcattactTCGATAAAtgaatgtaattgtaattgtaatttaatgcaTGGTTCTGTCAaagtaattataataatataatgcataacattgcatttttttaaaattcgaCGCATACCTGATATATGGCATATACTCAttgctttaaaacaaaaattaaacactACTTTATCAATATGCGTCCGAAACGCCTTTCTGGTTTTACGACCAAGAGTATTCAAAGCCAAATAGTTTAAAGCCGAGAATGTATAAGAACCGAAACTGTTGTAGATCTGTACAACTTAAAAGAACCATTTAATTAATAGCCAAATCCTTGTTAGGCAAACTTTGCCCCAAAGAGTTTAAAACTCAGTAATGTAGAAGTGCTTGAATAGCAAAGACGTAAAATCAAGGGTTCACCtgagtttattttcatggtttatgaataaaattgatttttttagttaagttgtttctcagatactatcACCAATTGGTGAACTATGTTTGATGTATGGAATAAATGTGTAGTAAACATATCGTATGGATTAGTTCATATGACCTTtgcttcattttcatggttcattggtcaatgttaaataTTAGTGACTAGGGCTGATACTTTATTATTACAAGTAATTGGCTACCTATATTTAGAGTAtataatgattgtaaggtgtacatgtatgtctgttACAgttcatctgaccatgacctcattaaCATGGACAATTATTGATTTAAGATTACGTAAAGTTGTAGTAAAACCTCCATATTAACGAAAATGAAATCAATGTATGACATTCTTTCTGTATGCACTTTTGCTAAAATATATAATGCCGCTAAAATTTCCAAATAACCACAAGTTGAAGAAAGATAATcgataataatttatatatttttttaatttcagaacaaatcaacaaaatacttgTAGACTGGGAGAACAATGTAAAGATGTTTATAAACACAAGGGCTGCCCAGCATGTACTTAAATGTATACAGGAGAATAGTTGTGTTACTATAACTGCAAGTTCTGGTGCAGGGAAGACAGCAACTCTACAATATGTTGCTTTACAAATGTCAAATGAAGAATATGATGTTATTATTGTGTCTGATCCAGATGACATTATTAAGTTTCACAATCCGAATAAAAAAGCATTGTTTGTTATTGATGATTTGTGTGGAAACTTTTCCGTTGACCAAAGTGATATCAAAAAGTGGAACACACTCATTGAGCGTATAAAAAGAATTCTTGAAAACAAGCGAACAAAAATAATTGCAGCATGTCGATTACAAGTTTTTCAGGatgataaatttaatattttatccaTTTTTACGTCATGTGTATGTAACATGTTATCAAACGAAATATGTTTGTCAAAAGCTGAAAAACAATCAATAGCAGAGCTGTATTTAAAAGCAAAAACCTCAGAGATTGCCGACCTTTATGATTTATACGATTGTTTTCCTCTTCTTTGTAAAATGTGGCATGATAATCCTACCTTTGATGTTGTAGATTTATTTCAGAAACCGTTTTCAGTTTATGAATCAGAAATTGACAAGCTCTTTCAGATGGGACATTATACTAAATACTGTGCTCTAGTTTTATGTGTCATATTTAACAATGAATTGAAGGAGAAAATATTGACAGAAGATATTGATCCCACAACCAAATTTGTTATTAAGAACACATTTCAGGCATGTAAACTGGACCGAGGCGTATCACTACTTGTTATAAAGGATGAACTTGACTCACTTACAAATACTTATGTAAGTAAGAAGTTAAAGAACTTTTGTGAAAACGAATATTTTTACTCAACTttacatgataaaatatttgactttttggCCTTCTACTTTggacaaaaaattacaaattgcTTGATAAAGAATGCAGATAGCCGTCTGATTAATAAGCGATTCTTATTAGAAAAAGAGGAGAACATGGATCAATTTATTACCGTTGTTCCTCTGAAATATCACAAAAGTTACATGCAGAGATTAATTGATGAATGGTTAAAGGGAAATGTTGgcaatatttttgataatattaataTGAAGATATCTCAGTTTAGATTAAAACTATTGGAACATTTGCAAAAACTTGATAAATCATGTCAAAAACAACTGGCACAAACCTTCGATAACGAAAccaatgattatttttgttttggtagGGGAATAAGATATTCTACAGCTTTGTTACATTGTTGTTCAATTGGAGATATCCCTTTGATCAATTGGTGTTTACACAATGAAGTTGATGTTAACCAGTGTACACATGATAATCAGTCACCTGTCATGATTGCATGTGAACTTGGCTATACAGAAATTGTAAGGATGTTGTTAGACAGAGAAGCAGACTTAAAAACAATTGACAGATATGGTAAGTCACCTTTAATTAAGGCTTGTACACACGGTCACATGGGAATAGTTAAGATGTTGATGGACAGAGGAGCAGACTGTAATAAATGTGACAGTTCTGGTCAGTCACCTGTAATGATTGCATGTGAACATGGCTATACAGAAATAGTTAAGTTCCTTTTAGACAAAAGAGCAGACTTTAATGATTTCGACAATCGTAGTCAGTCCTCTATATCAAAGGCTTGTGAAAATGGTCATACAGAAATAGTTAGAATACTGATAGATAGAGGTgcaaatttgaataaatctgACAACTTTGGTACGTCACCTCTACTTATTGCTTGTAAACAAGGTAAAAAGGAAATAGTACGAATGTTATTAGACAGAAGGATATATCATAATAAAGCTAATAATAATGGTTTAACACCTTTACTTACGGCTTGTGAACATGGTTACACAGGAACTGTAAAGATGTTGTTGGATAGAGGGGCAGACTTTGATCAATCGGATAATAAAGGTTGGACACCTATTAtgttttcttgtaaatataatcGTTTAACAATAGTGAAGATGTTGGTAGGAAGAGGGGCACTTTGTGAAAAATGTGACAGCTGGGGTCAGTCACCTGTTATGCTAGCATGTGAACATGGTAGAACAGAAATAGTGCGTTGGTTATTATATAGAGGTCTTAACTATAATACATGTGACGAATTTGGTATGTCACCGATAATAAAGGCAAGTAAAAACGGCCATAAAGAAATAGTCAAGATATTGTTAGATAAAGGAGGAAACTTTAACCTACGGGGACGGTCACATGTAATAAATGAGTGTGATAATACAGAAATGGTTGGAATTTGGAGAGACAAGGAGGTAAACTATGATGAAGTTGACAATGATGGTAAGTCAGCATTAATGTATGCTTGTGAATTTGGACATAAAAGAATTGTACAAATGTTATTAAACAAAGAGGTAGACTTGGATAAATGTGACAATGTTGGTAAATCAGCTTTAATGTATTCTTGTGAAATGGGTTTTATCGAAATAGTCAAAATGCTGTTAGTCAGAGGCGTAGATTAtaataaatttgacaaattcaaTCGATCAACAATTCTGGTTGTCTGTCGAAATGGTTTTCCCGCAATTTTCCAATTACTGTCAGAAAAAGGAGCAGACTGTAATACATTTGATAATCGTTACAATACGCCATTAATGGAGGCTTGTAGATTTGGTCATACAGTCATTGTACAAATGTTGATAGAAAAGGGAGTGAATTGTGATATATCTAACATCATGGATCAGACGCCCCTAGTGTTGTCCTGTAAGCATGGTCATACAGACATAGTAAGAATGCTATTGGACAATGGGGTAGACTCCAACAAATCTGACATTAACGGTTGGACATCTATTGCATTTGCCTGTAGCAAAGGTCATACAGAAATAATAAAGATGTTGTTAGACAAAGAGGTAGACTGTAATAAGTTGAACAAATTGGGTCAGTCACCCATAATGCATGGTGTTGTGTATGGAGATTTTGAAATAGTTAAGATGTTGTTTAACAGAGGAGTAGACTGTAACCAATGTGACAGAAAAGGAAGGTCACTTTTTATGGAGGCTTGTTCAAGAGGGCTAAcagaatttgtcaaaatattgttAGATAAAAATGTTGACTATAATAAGTGTAATAAAAAGGGCTGGTCACCATTAATGTGTGCTTGTAGAAACGGACATGAAGACATAGTAAAGATGTTGTTAGAAAGAAGAGTTGacttaaataaatgtaacaaatgGCGATGGTCAGCTGTACTGTATTCTTGTAAACATGGTCATCAAAAGGTTTTAGGGAGGCTGATATTCAGCGGAGCAAGCATTGATCAATGTGATAACAATGGCTGTTCACCTATTATGATCGCATGTAAACGTGGCCATACAAAAATCGGTAAGATGTTGTTAAATACTAATGCAGACGTTGTAAAATGCAATAATAATGGACAATCACTTCTTATGTATGCTTGTAAATATAGTCAAACAGAAATAGTTAGGATCTTGGTAGATAAAGGGATAGACTATAGTAACTGCGATAAAAAAGGAAGGTCACCTCTAATGTATGCATGTAAACATGGTCATACTGGTGCAGTAAGGATTTTGTTGGAAAACAAAGGAGACTTTAATTCCAATTATGCTGAATGTTCTCTCCTTATAATGCATGCTATAAAAAATAGTGATAGAGAAATTGTAAATATACTACTGCATAAAGGAATAGGGTTAAATGAATGTGACAGCAGCGGTCGAACATTGCTAATGAAGGCTTGTGAACATAATGCTATTGAAATAACCCGTTTGTTATTAGACAGAGGAGCTGACTTGAATAAGTGTGACATATTGGGTGAGACACCTCTCATGAAGGCTTGTAAACAAGGTCACGAAAAAGTTGCAAGTTTGTTGTTTGATAAAGGAGCAGAATATGACAATTTTGACATAATGGGTCAGTCACCAATCATGACAGCTTGTGAATATGGTCACACAGAAATAGTAAGGACATTATTGGATAAAGGAGCAGACTTTAATAAATGTGACAGATCAGGTCAGTCATCTATTATGAAGGCTTGTGAAAATGGTCATCCAGAAATTGTATGGATTTTGTTAGATAGAGAAGCAAATTGTAATACATCTGATGATAAGGGAAGCACTCCTTTAACAATTGCTTGTAGATTTGGCCATACAGTAATAGTAAAATTGCTATTAGACAAATGGGCAGACTTTAATTACTGTGATTTTGATGATAAATCACCACTATTTATCGCTTGGGAACATAATTATACAGAAATAGTAAACGTTTTATCAAACAGAGGGGCAGAATACAATAAAGTTAACACATCTGATCAGTCAAATGTCATGGAAGCTCATTGCAGTGGTAATATAGAAGCAATCGAGATAATATACGATAGAAGTGCAGACTATAATACAACATGAAAGTGAAGGCGAGTCAAATGGGCATACAAAAATAACTGAATAGTTGCTACACGGAGTCATATGTATTCAAAGCATGTGAAAAGGAATCCCCCATACAGATCTATAAATAGTaaatagcaaaaacaaaaaaagagcaGACTTTGATAAAATTGACTGGACTGATAAGACAGCTTGTGAAAATAGTTTTACAGAACGAGTGAATTTGTTATTAGAAAAAGGACAGGAATGATCAGTCAGCTCATATGAAAGTTTGTGAACATGGTCATAcataaatactaaaattgttCCAGACAAAGAAAAACTGTCCTAAAAAAATGAACAGGAGAGATCGATCATCATTAATGCTGGCCTGTTAACACGGATAATCTTTAATGATGGCTGTAAACATGGTCATACACAAGTAGTAAGAATGCTGATAGAAAGAGGAAAAGAAAGTGATAAATGTAACAACGATAATCAGTCCCATGTATTGACTTTTGAAGCTGGGCACGCAGAAATATTGAAGATTTACCGATGTGATTATATTGACCAGGTATCTGTTATGAAAGCCTGTGATCATGTACATAGAAAATTAGTAGCTGATACATATAGAAAGTGGAATCGACTTTAATAAATGTGATTTGTATGGTCTAACACTTTAAGTGATGGCTTGTATGCatgattataaaatatgtaaaaatgtggCTAGATATAAAGGCAAACAATAATGTATGTTGCAAtcatgcctgtaccaagtcaggaatatgacagttcttgtccattcgtttttgatgcgttttgttatttgattttgccatgtgattatggacttttcaaattgattttcctctgagttcagaatttttgtgattttactttttgcaataaTAGAAGTTTCATACTACATATTGCCTGTCTGAATTGTCAGTATTATATACATACTATGATTAATAAACTTGCTTTGATGGGAAAAACATATCCAATAAAGTCAATGTTGCATTTTACAGAGAGGAATAAGACAACAAgagcaaacttttttttttttaaattaatcagTTTTATTGCACTTTTGATGTTAACCGCAAatgttttttaaagtatttagcTATatctttgttaattttttattttagggaTTTCTTCAAAGgaaattgatattgattttatatttcatttgataatttatacatatcatattattgtgaaaatatGATCTTCCCTTCTGGTAAcgctttttttgttaaatagttctattttgacaaattatctACATTCTCCAATgttttgcttaaaaaaaatgtaaaaagctactttttaaatttcattcatttattaaaatttattataggtttgaacttttgtttaaggaatttaaaataaaattgtaatcattACTATGTGTTTTACAAAAGATTAAACAAATTATGGTTTTGACATTGATTAAATAGGTTATATTAAGTGTGATAATGAGAAATATGTATTTGTGAATTAAATAGTTAATCATGATGATTAGATGACCTCAATAATAAACGTTTTTCATTGTTAAGTGTAAGGGATGTGTCAGATTACGCTGATGGTttactgaaaattaaaagacTAGTGCTAATGGGCATGGTGTCTTATAGGCATACATTGTTATAAGTAAGACACCTGCTGATACATTTTAGATAAATTCAGGAATTATATGATGCTGATTTAACACTTaaagacagtttttttttattagatttagtttaaaaacacttttaacATGTTGCATTTGTAATCTAATATACcttagaaatgattttaaaaaagaagcggtggtattgtaaaaatatttgtataggtTCGTAAAAGACCTGAAGTATTATGGTATATAAATACCAATATGTCTATCCATCGCATAGACCCGATATCTGATTACTGTTATTTCTAAATGTCTAGCAGCAAAtactagttaaaaaaatacagttaaaaAATACATCATATATGAAtcataattgccaatgagataaatATCCATCAAAGTTGAATTCGGTGAATGTAAGTTGCTGtaaacagccttcaacaatgaaaaaaacccatctCATAAGGTAAGGCATTAAATTTTTTGACATGACAAAGGAAGGGCAAAAAATGCCTGTTGGATATTCAAACGCAAAGATCGAAATTAAGCTGACAATGTCATTgcttaaaataacaaaagacaaacagacaaataatagtacacatgacacatcaTAGACAAACGAGGACTAGGTAATACGAACCCTAAAAAGAGACACAAATGCCAGGTTTATgaggaaaaaacaacaaaaacaaataaaatagctGATAGCAACCACATGTCCTTGATGTTTGACAGgaacatattgttttttgttttgggtGGAGGAAGGGATCAAACTGTTTAACCCTTTACTTATCCTTGACAGTAATGTAggaaaaaatctgataaaaaatctcTTGATTCTGATttagataaatttataaatgtggTAGATAATAGAATatcacattttgattttttttttagaagtaAGTAATAGAGTACGATGCCACTTATAGTGGACATTTCGtcaccgagggtatcaccagcccagtagacAACACCTTAGCGATtaagtgttgacatgaatatcaataatgtggtcatttatatatttcctgttaacaaaactttgagtttttcagaaaaaaaactatggatttcttaggcatagataaccttcgccgtatttggcacaatttttggGAAGTTGGGATCCTTAATgcacttcaactttgtactagtttggctttgttttgtgattttatgttttataaatattttgatatgaccgtcactgatgagtcttatttagacgaaacgcgcgtctggcgtacttaataataatcctggtacatttgataactatttacaccactgggtcgatgccactgctggtagacgtttcgtccctatcaataatgtggtcatttataaatttcttgtttacaaaactatgaatttatcggaaaaactaaggattttcttatcctagacatagattaccatagccgtattttgcacaactttttttaaattttgaatccttaatgcacttcaactttgtacttgtttggctttttaaatattttgatataagcgtcactggtgagtctaatgtagacgaaacgcgcgtctggcgtacttaatcataatcctggtacctatgatTACTTATTAGATAAACTTCGTACTTTTGATGGTCTTCTTGATTTTATtgacagttttgatttttctactctatACACTGCACTTCCACACTATCttattcaaacaaaagttttcctatttaattaaatggtcgtttagtaaatctgaatgcaaatatatttgctgcaactcatttaaagcctTCTTCTCTAATGAGAAAGATAAATATGCTATATATACTTACCGGAGGTGTGATAAGATGATtgaagctgttaattttctccttgataatatGTAGGTACGTTTCGGCAAAAAGGTTTGTCGACTACGAATCACAGTTGATGATttaactcagtaaagacccgtcgtaatatttaattgatatattcaACAACAATttccgttatcttgatgatatttttttcgttaaataatgaagaattttgtaaatatagtgCTGAAACTTAAGCAAAGGAGCTTACTTCAAATAAATCACATTTAAACGTTATTGACTGTCCTTTCCTACATTTAGATATTTCGATATTAAAGGGGAAACTTCAccctaaaatttacgacaaaagggacgatttttcgttccctattgttaattttccattttttgatGGTTATGAttctttggcacc comes from the Mytilus trossulus isolate FHL-02 chromosome 3, PNRI_Mtr1.1.1.hap1, whole genome shotgun sequence genome and includes:
- the LOC134710197 gene encoding serine/threonine-protein phosphatase 6 regulatory ankyrin repeat subunit B-like: MASLSPEEENYVRMSLLLTGISPRAARALFDSEFLPSCLESSLKKAYNKLFDLKKKHVINAAQWNLLFTRFPDLPDSKTFDVILMIILLRNLTTISPPVCGFDGRPSATEKTPGADLARIKYYRNYMAHLGYGKIDTPLFNTAWDDITSAIDRLGGQQMKQECDYLKIRPLDQTNQEIMLEIKRSNDEIRDLKESFERLEMSHTKIKKSHELLQEEHADVSRKLQQLETSQKDTVPWNVREQINKILVDWENNVKMFINTRAAQHVLKCIQENSCVTITASSGAGKTATLQYVALQMSNEEYDVIIVSDPDDIIKFHNPNKKALFVIDDLCGNFSVDQSDIKKWNTLIERIKRILENKRTKIIAACRLQVFQDDKFNILSIFTSCVCNMLSNEICLSKAEKQSIAELYLKAKTSEIADLYDLYDCFPLLCKMWHDNPTFDVVDLFQKPFSVYESEIDKLFQMGHYTKYCALVLCVIFNNELKEKILTEDIDPTTKFVIKNTFQACKLDRGVSLLVIKDELDSLTNTYVSKKLKNFCENEYFYSTLHDKIFDFLAFYFGQKITNCLIKNADSRLINKRFLLEKEENMDQFITVVPLKYHKSYMQRLIDEWLKGNVGNIFDNINMKISQFRLKLLEHLQKLDKSCQKQLAQTFDNETNDYFCFGRGIRYSTALLHCCSIGDIPLINWCLHNEVDVNQCTHDNQSPVMIACELGYTEIVRMLLDREADLKTIDRYGKSPLIKACTHGHMGIVKMLMDRGADCNKCDSSGQSPVMIACEHGYTEIVKFLLDKRADFNDFDNRSQSSISKACENGHTEIVRILIDRGANLNKSDNFGTSPLLIACKQGKKEIVRMLLDRRIYHNKANNNGLTPLLTACEHGYTGTVKMLLDRGADFDQSDNKGWTPIMFSCKYNRLTIVKMLVGRGALCEKCDSWGQSPVMLACEHGRTEIVRWLLYRGLNYNTCDEFGMSPIIKASKNGHKEIVKILLDKGGNFNLRGRSHVINECDNTEMVGIWRDKEVNYDEVDNDGKSALMYACEFGHKRIVQMLLNKEVDLDKCDNVGKSALMYSCEMGFIEIVKMLLVRGVDYNKFDKFNRSTILVVCRNGFPAIFQLLSEKGADCNTFDNRYNTPLMEACRFGHTVIVQMLIEKGVNCDISNIMDQTPLVLSCKHGHTDIVRMLLDNGVDSNKSDINGWTSIAFACSKGHTEIIKMLLDKEVDCNKLNKLGQSPIMHGVVYGDFEIVKMLFNRGVDCNQCDRKGRSLFMEACSRGLTEFVKILLDKNVDYNKCNKKGWSPLMCACRNGHEDIVKMLLERRVDLNKCNKWRWSAVLYSCKHGHQKVLGRLIFSGASIDQCDNNGCSPIMIACKRGHTKIGKMLLNTNADVVKCNNNGQSLLMYACKYSQTEIVRILVDKGIDYSNCDKKGRSPLMYACKHGHTGAVRILLENKGDFNSNYAECSLLIMHAIKNSDREIVNILLHKGIGLNECDSSGRTLLMKACEHNAIEITRLLLDRGADLNKCDILGETPLMKACKQGHEKVASLLFDKGAEYDNFDIMGQSPIMTACEYGHTEIVRTLLDKGADFNKCDRSGQSSIMKACENGHPEIVWILLDREANCNTSDDKGSTPLTIACRFGHTVIVKLLLDKWADFNYCDFDDKSPLFIAWEHNYTEIVNVLSNRGAEYNKVNTSDQSNVMEAHCSGNIEAIEIIYDRSADYNTT